ttgaaccatgtctcctcaaggtagccaaccggataaaattgTTTCATTACAACTGCCTtaaatcttttccacgacaatgctcccttacctaggttttgtatttgataagctttccaccaggttagagcatgcttttgtagaaTCAATCCGCAAAAGCAATCTTTttttttgaaccatattcaaagaaagaaaaataagtctctagacgttcaatccaatcatccaatttttctacatcgacacttccatcgtaaagtggaatatcaacacgaaaatcaattttcagattcttaccatgaggtttatttgatgtagaacttttaagaagctcacttttcttcttatcttcatcctcatcttcttcctcttcttcttctaaatcgtCTTCTTCCGAATCATCTTTTTCCGAAGCTTCAGGTGTAGGTGTAATGTTTTTCTTCGTATTCGGCTTGAGTCTATGAGAAAGAATACATTCACTCAGCTCTTGAAGGGTAACTTGAATAGACTTCATGTATGTTTTCCGCGCAACCACCTTTTCTTCTatagtttgtggttcgccttccttaggatcatcacctgactttgtcatccttgatccccttgttttcttaacgtcttatagcttctcgagtacctcaccaagctttatgtagagacatctagtgaaaaccataaaccacagggatctaccctagaaactaaccttgctcctgatgccaacttgatacgtatgatctctgtaccttggaagctattactataaaggtggAATTCAGAATATTAATAGACGAGAAACTAAGAAAACGGAACACAAATAGTAATTcaaagaaaaatatcttctctagattatgaacaagaaaacaattacaattctctctttgttacgctcacaatctctctaaacagtggatcaaccttaaactgtttgctagcttgcacaagtattgttccaagcttctcctaggttttctgtgcctagtaTCTGTAGGTGCGTCTGTATCAAGAACACACTCACTAGATGTgtttagttatgagctaaacatccctatttataggcttggtttggtttcccaaacctcttaggattctatttccttttgtaggactaATTCCTTTTATAGGTATATTATctaaactaagaatactgctcaaaaaaatactccttcctaaactaggaatttatcctaaacaaggaatccttccTAATATACGATTCTATCCTCAattcgtcttgaggatcactagttcccagggaaaggaagatacacatgtatcattacCAATGCCCAAAACTCTTTTCTTAGAGACTGGGTAttctcaccgttcaacgtgggggCTTATATGACTTAGGGTTTTAAAGGTTTTAATGTATAGAGTTTCTTGATAAACATAGAATTTACTACCCAATATTAGATGAATACAAATCTATGTGATGAAATAAAAATCTACCTATTTTGGATAAATTAACCGTAaacaatcaattagattaatgacCAAAATCTAAATGTGATAAAAATCCTAATtccatatatgtatatatacatTTATACATAAAAGCTCACATGCTCAAGAATATACAACATCTAAAGCTTCCTAGAATTTATACAGAAGTCATGGCAAGAGCTAAGGGATTAGGTTCAAAGAATAAAAAACAAAGGTATGATATTTTAAACTTAACACTGTCTCACCTTATTTTTccataaaaacaaacaaattacAAAATACAGAGATGGTTGATGAAACAAGTGACGCATCAAATAAACTAAGTGAAGCATCCATGGAAACAAGAAAGGAATGTGGTTCAGAAAAATGTACGATATCTTAAACTTAACACTGTGACATCTTATTTTTTCATAAACACAaatcaaaataacaaaaaaaaaaaagtggatgATGAAACAACCATGGAGACATGCAAGAGATTGGGTTCAGAAAAAGGTACGATATCTTAAACTCAATactgtttcatcttatttttaaaataaacacaaaaacaaGTGAAAAGAACTTAACACTACttcatattatttttttggtatttgcagCTAAGTTGAAGAGTTCCCGATGATGGTTGACAACGATTTGTCAATTGTTAGAGATGACACCATCAAAATAACAAAGATAGCAATTCGTCAATGGTTGACGGCGATTTGTCTATGAATATCGAATCAGATGACAAGCACAGTTGATCAAGGTTCATACCCACCACtccgacaaaaaaaaaaaaaaaaaaaaaaaacaaaaaaagtgagTTCAAAAACATATGTTTGTTACTATTTCACACCATACATATGCACGTTACTGTTGTTTTGATTAACCCCGTTGCATGTGTTTATGAATGAGATGCTGATTCGGATGAAGATACCGACTCCAAAAGCTCCAAAATTCCCTAAACAAGTAAGCTTTAGCTCACCTGAAATATATATTATTGTATTCTTAAACAATAAAAATTGACAAATATCATTTCATTATATAGGAAAACTAGCTAGGAAGACTATCCAAGAACTTCCAGATTTATGTCACATGATTAAGGGAGAAATTAAAATCTCTGAAGAACTTAGGATTATGCGGGcatgagaagaaaaaaattgaaatacaGGAAAGCTTTACAATTACTAGCTACATGATTTTAACGGATTGAACTGTAAGTATTAAATATCACTGATTTCTTTAGTGTTTGTATTGCCTCATCTAATCATTTTCATCTCATTATATATCACTGATTTATTTAAGCACAATTATCATTATATTCAAAACCGCTATATCATTATATCGTTAAAGAGTCAGTAATATTTAAAGACTACATATTAAATCAGTCAGAAATTGTAAAGGTTAAGTTTAGGAAAAGAAATCAGTGAGGCAATGTGCCAAAATTTAATACTTACATATTAAATCAGTCAGTCAAGTCTTAAATATTTAAAGACTCTATCTACATATATATAGTAGAAAATTTTCTAAGAACAATCTAGGAAAAGAATGCCAAAATTTAATGATATGCATGCGTGGTCTCTCTGTCTATCGTTCAAATTGCTTGTTTGAAAATCGTTGCCAGACCTTCAACTCTTGACCCTTTGGAAGCTGAACCATAATCAATTCAGTGTTACTTTTCTAAACAAAGATCAAAGCAGCCATAACACTGGAATGAACGTGCAATTGTGCATACAATTTTTTGATCCAGTGTTAAACACGTGAGCCATTGTATTATTCTTTGGAAAAACTTAAGGGCCCTTGCATTTCATCGAAAATGTTGGCATACGCAGACTTGTTGCAGGCGCTGTGCACATACGGTACACCATTGATGCCTAAGCCATGGGCGAAATGATTTTCCTGTCTGTTTCTAGACTTTATAAGCATGATTTTCTCATCTACCTCAAACTGCAGACGCTTTTGGCTAGCAGAATGAAAATGAAAGGACTAATTCCACCGTTGAAGCTATATATATGCTACTGGCTAGGTGGAAAGTTTGGATAAGCCATACATACAGTTGGGGTTCATCAAAGCACAGACAAACTTTTCACAATTGTTCGATTGTatccacacaaaaaaaaatgtggATTGTTTTGGGAATCGGACAGCAAACTAATCTTATctggatttttatagaaaatgaAGCAATGTGCTATCTGATTACATATGTGCTATCTGGAGTAAAATACTTCTCTTCGGCAAAATTCCGCTGCGTTATAAAGTCCAGTAACATAAACATAGAGTcgatatataaatttttttttaagttgGTATGCTTTGATCTGTACAGTCGTACAGACGTTGTTAAAGAACAAAAATACTTAATAGGCCACCAGAGCTTTTGGCAAAGGTCTCCGTATGAAAATGTCACATGCCTTACGCACATAGTCAGTTGTAACTTTCTAGCAATAATGCATCCATTAATAAGAAGATTATGTTATGTTAGACAGAAACAGAAATGAGCGAACCGAATTCAGATAAGCGTAACTAAATAGATCACTTTGAGCTAACTAATCGAAGCACAAACAATAATTAAGAACAAAACCCAAAATAACATTAAGCAATTTTGCATCAAAACAGAAATTAGATGAACCCACTAGCATGATAAGCACTTAAAGACTAGACATTTTAATTTGAAGTTGTCTATTTATCTAATATTTTATTTGTGAATCAAAATTATCCACTAATTAATTATGCCATTCATTGCAGATATTTGATTGTTTGAGGTTCAGAAAAGGGAATATTTTACATAAAGCTGGTCCAAAGCGTATTTCATGACTTTATGGCTGTACAGAACATATCCTTTGCTTAGCTCCCTCATTTCCATTTACTTTATGGCTGTAATCTAGCCTGCTTTATTTGGTGCCGTTGAGAGTTTTGGTGTTTTTACTTTTTTACTTgagaaatgcttcaaaaaaaaaaaaaaaaacgttataTTAATTTCTCTTCTCTAGTTTGGTTCCAAAGTTTTCAGATTACTAGATTTCTAGCTCTGGTCCCTCCCTATCTTGTTATTCAAACTTGTAAACCAGTAGCAGCAAAGACTAGCCCATGGAAACCAGGAGTTTTGCTGCCACTGAAGGAGCGCCCTCGGAGGAAATTCGTATTCCTATAGAGCAGCGTAGTTTTAATTACGATGATTACTGTCAGACAATAGGTAATTATCAACTCCGATCTCAACTTCCATAACCTTATTATATACTGTTGTATTTCGAGTCGTCCACAGCTAGTTAAATATTATTGTTATATTTCTTAGTGATTCCTCTCTGATAGATGTAAGAAAAATGTCCATGGTGATTAACTTTTTGACACTTCATACAGAATATGGTAGGAACTTCGATGTATATCGTCCTTTATTAAATGCTGCAATGGATAATGAATGGGAGGGAGCGGAAGATTTCATAAAAAGTCACCCCGATTCAGTGGAAGTTCCGATCACAGTATGCGGAAGGTCTGCATTGCATATTGCAGCTGGTGCAGGAAGCTCAGAGTTCGTAATAAAATTGGTCGAACGCATGCCCATAGAAGCATTTGAATTGAAAGACAATTACGACGGTAATACAGCTCTTCATCTTGCTGTTATTGCTGGGCTTTAAAAGTGCTGGTGCAAAAAAATAGAAACTTAACCCGTATATATGTAATAAAAAGGGGTTGAATCCCCTACTCAATGCTGCTGTGCATGTGAATGTAGAGCACAGGGAAATTTTCAGATTCCTCTGTGATGTTATGAAAGATGAGGAACCAAGTAACTTTCAAGGTCATCCGGGAGCTCATCTTATACGCAGTATATCTCGTGCTGGTTTATACGGTAATTCCGAGTCCATTTATCTTCTTAATGTCCTCTATTCTTGGAACTGGCTTTGGGGTTCAATGAACTATACATCAATTAGATACTTCCATAGGACAATGACAAATCTCTTAGAAAAATAGAGCACCcagtttttactttttttttggtttattccGCACATTAATACGGGGCAAATCTTTAGAATTAAAAATTTTTAGAACAATATTGTGTATTTCACTTATCTCAAAGCGTAATATATACAGAATTGGCCTATACTCTGATCCGTGAATACCCAAGTTTAGCAACTGCACGAGAGGATGATGGCACCACTATGCTAGATGTACTAGCACAAAAGGGTTCTGCGCGAAGGCCGGCCTCTGCTCGACGATCGGCCGTATATCCAATTATCATGTATATCTCAGAAATCATTAAATCTTCCACTTTACTAATTTTTAATTACGTCATTAAGTTATGCTTGTTTGATTTTGCATGTCCACTCTTTTGTAGATACTCAGCAGTACAAATTTATCGATGAGACATCTACATTTCCGCAAAAGCAATTGTATCGTTCCCCATTAAACCGAGGTATGCGTATGCCTCTTGTAATTTTCACAGAGAACGTACGTGATTAAGCTTCTTTTTAGTATTTACcttttatagaaataaacatcTTTAACTCCTCGCAATGCACCGgacgttttaatgattttgttTGCAGCTTTTCGCAGTGAAAGATTGAGACCTACTATTGTTATCCCAGAATTGGTAACAATAGTTTTTGAGCAAATTTCATTCATGAACAAGAAAGACatgtttcatttcttcttcaattcgAATTTTCCAATAACAGCGGCAAAAATAGGTGCAACTGAAATTTTAAAAATGTGCATTTCAACTTATCCGGATCAGCTTTGGTTTCCTCGCGAGGGGAGAAACATACTTCAATTGGCGATCGAAAACAGACAAGAAAAAACCTTCGGTTACTTATAAGGTCACATGAACGCAGATGAGAAGATTTTAACTACTCGCATAGTAGATCCAAACGGCGGTAATATTTTTACATGTCGCTGCAAAAATTGTGCCTTCTTTCCGAGTGAACAGTAGCCCTGTTTTTCAAATGCAAACCGAGATTGATTGGTTTAAGGTACAATTTCTTACTATTGGTTAATTGTAAGTCTAGTTGTTACATTGGTTAGCCAAGACGTACATGTTTTTCTGCTTTTGAAGTACTCGAAGCAACATTGAAGTGAGATATGTTTTTCTgcgtttctttcttcttcttgtaaAGAAAGTGGCGAGGAGGGTACCACCTGCTCTAGGAAAAATAACAAATGATCAAGGAGAAACCCCTCTAGAAGTTTTCACTCGAGAGCACAAGGATTTAGCGAAAAAAGCAGAGGCATACACGATACGTACAGCCGAATCATGTCTAATGGTGGCAGCTCTGGTAGCTACAGTTGCTTTTGCCGCAGCATTCACAGTACCAGGTGGAAATTACAGTGACGATGATGCAACTAACAAAGGAAAGCCAATATTCTTGGGGAAAAAGTCATTTCCTTTATTCATGGTGGTAGATGCTCTAGCTCTCTTTTCTTCAACTTTCTCAATTCAAGTCTTCTTAACCCTTTTCCTAGGGGGTTATGCAGAAGCACGTTTTGACTACTTAGTGACGCAGAAGCTGAAGATCGGTCTTTTCTCTCTTAGAATATCAGTAACTAGTGTGATAATTGCATTTAGCATAGCACTCTCGATCATACTTGGGAATAGATATGAATGGGCTCCGTATCTAACAGGTGTGGTTGCCTGTTTTTGCTGCGGCCCCTCTTTGCTTATTTTGTCGGGGTTACGTTTAAAACACCATATAGAAATTAGAATTCGGAGAAACCCCGCGTTTGCCTCTCTCCTCTAATGATACAGGAGTATCGTAGCAGAAGAAGAATGTTGTGAAGATCATCTTCACGGCTAGAATAGTTGTGCAGGTCGTATGCACAGAATCTACGTAGTGTGAAGATTGTATTCACACAAGCGCAGGGACAGCTAAGGCTGCCAGATGAGGCTAATCATTAGCCTAGGTTTAAGTGAGTCATATTGCGGCTAGAGTGTATCTGGAAGATACTAGAAGATGTGTAAAGTTTGTTAACTCAGcctagaagtttgaggtttcctaacttagatgggattcctagtttagatgagttctaaaactcATGGTTTTATTTCTTTTACAGCAAGTTCTTACTCATATAAAAGGAGGAGACTTGTAGTCTAGAAAGGCAGAGAAAATGAGAGAGAAGTACAACCATAGTTTTGGTTCTGTAACCGAGTTTTCTTTCaaagcaatagaagaagaagaagtttagaagaatcaattgtgtTCTTTTCTTTATATTCTGTTATTTTAATTTGTGTTCTTCTTAACTTCCTATTAAGCAGTACTGACTCTAGGTACCACTGATCGATTGCGTATCAAGTGGTATCACAGCCACGTTCTGACTTCCAGGGTTAGTGTGGTGCATGGTCTTAACACGTGAACAGTATACGCGATCAGGAGAAGCAACTGTCGTTCTACCAGACACAAGAAAACCTAGAGGAAGTACTAGGACCAAGATGGGAAGTGAAGATGATAAGGGTCCTAATCTAACAGATGAAGACAAGTTTGCTAAACTTGAGCTTAAGATACAAGATTTAGACGACACCCTTGCTGCGTTTATGAAGGCAAGTACTGCCAAGTCAAAacctaaaaatagaaaagaaagtaCAGAGGGAGAAAAGGAAGATGATGACGAAAGCtcatctgaagaagaagaagatgacataATCAACAAAAATCCATatggaggattgaaaattgaattCAAGCTCGAGATATCTTATTAAGATGGAGTCATGGAAGCTGAAAAACTTGATGGATGGATAGACAACTTGGAAACATACTTCACAGTACATCAACTTGTTGAGTCACAAAAGATCAGTTTTGCAAGTCTGAAGTTGTCAAACCATGCCTCAACATGGTGGAAGGCctataaaaaaaaggtatgttACAGAAAACATGACTTGGTCACAATTTAAAAATCTCATGAGGAAATTTTTTTACGTTGTGGGGTATCTGGATGGAAGATGGTATAAGTGGCAGCATCTTCGACAACGATATCAACAAACTGTTCAAGATTACACTACAAAATTCTACAACCAAGCTCTGACTTTGGATGTAGATATGACCAGTGATGAGACTTTCCGAAAGTATAATGGTGGACTGCTCGACTATACAGAGAGAGTTGAAACTTTTCAGTATACAAGACATAGAAGATGCTATCAGCAAGGCTGTGGCCATTGAGCAGAAAACTAAGGGTACTGCTAGATCTGACAACAAGAGAGTTTCCGTAATAGGATGATGAgtgattaattcttacatatttactacccaaaatatatactgttggtgcttattttggtatttattgtgtttttgtaggtaaatgaataaaatgggctcttccaagaaaatcggctaaacctaggattccaagaagaaaatatggactatgGAGTACAggggtcgtggatacttttggatctaaatggaataggcccaatttaagttagtgaaggagatgatgggctgaagttggtttaagaaattaacatgctcgggtatattggtctcgtggattttaggatgaaggacttggtgattagttctcgaaggatttaggaggtatcacgtaaaatgaaaaatcctactcaatatttaatgtacgaggtatgtcgacatggtggaggaagaaaggaaactaaatatcttttgcaactaaagaagattgattttgagcataaaatcagtatgtgctcatataatattttctttcccatgaaaataaaagcaagtggtcggacatgtggcgagtctttattaggtgatattgtgtattcttggacaagtggcacactcccattggaaatgacatgtggaagagaattaaaagaggaaggtcaaattttgttgaaatctatatattgatgtcgagaacaggaaaccaggGGAGTTATGGGAGAGCTGGTGAGCCGGtatccagtttcacaattttttttattttcttctatttagttttctttataataatgaggaactaacATCACATGTTGGGATTATGGAGGAAGCTttgttccaataataaagtggtattttcttattaatttattattgcaatttctttatgattatttgcactgaactataattgattataatattttgattaattagttgtgttccctcttgatggtgcatgcttagcttagagctcttgatgttccatacttgcgattaacaattaatattttgaaaatctaataTTGGAAATATCTTATAATCAAATTGAAcgtatgaattgcataaatattgttgttaactgaatcacttaaaaattggtcaatggtggaatccatagtctcagttctttccgtaatcttaaatcttaaatcaatcttcacaagtacgagagaacgacaaccttcttaccactatatgaaattcgatcaatttttggcgccgccgacgcggacttgtgtatagattgtttttaggttttatttttattattttgttcttttttacgccttttggtatttcttgtgtgttttcagatttggagctgagctaaagaaaaagggataaagtgatgaaaacaaaagcgaagccaaagaagaaaagaaaagaggaatccaaaaggagtgaagaagaagatttttgtatatagatattttattttattttatttttagaaactgtaattaggattttattgctgtatttttttttcttctttttatttttggacattttttggactttatttttggacattggacattattatttttaaaaaccctaaggaagggttcatttaaataaaactgttgcagggaaggacgacggttacgataccgtctcggcccctcgggttcgtacactgacattggagtcggtggactgagtcgacttcaacggttcatcgcccgtctggtacgggaggtaaggctctatccacccacgaatcccctgtcagtgggtttattttatGTTGAGAatatcgaactggtattacaatagccaatattcgactgattttcaaaatgaacattactttgaccatattttgtatagtggttgggaacgacaaccttttgaagattatgactcataccatggtgatcccaattactattcacttgaataccggtcatatgagcaaaattcctataattcttcttctttagatgaggcacgtaagatacttgagtcaacgcgtaagttacatgagtcgacacataagtcagcagacacagatgacttagttatagacgaaagaaatataacaatgagtgaaccttctttagaagataacctctgGAAGTTagttgagtcaacatgtaagttaactgagtcaacatgtgagtttgctgagtcaacacgtaggcttgagttagagacggaagaaataattgCTCGAATTACACTGAATTTCCAATACATGgcttcaaaaatcaaccttgaaagtgaggaaaatttttatttacataatcaagatgagaaGGATAAaattggaagcaatactttagatgaggttcagccattttcatgttattatgattatgatgaggataatgatgatgaagaatctgaaaaatttaggcatagtgatcagaaatttgttactccaactgatctttataatgataatattatttctagttcaaatacaaataattttaataattattcacctattcaaaaggacgaggatttgactaaagataagacttccttagataatgtagtatttccttttgattacgaaggcgatgatagtttagaggagcgggtttatcctgagaatattgttttcgagtctagcgatttagaaacgttagtcttagaaaaaaaatgaaatcgtagagatgagtgaggatgtacctgacttagaagaatcaattgaccattttcaggaatttgatgaccttgaaactagggaagttgtgactagtctttatagagacactgaaaactctaagtttgggggtgatttttattctccatgtgctttaactcttacaaaggtccctcacttggaacttaacatatatgcctcaaccattttacaagattatcttcatacatgttttcctgaacctaatgatgtccagaaagaagttcagttgttagaaacccatcctctggttgatgtggttaacccaggctacgatacctcgattgactttgttttcccaccaaaaactttttctccaattgtgggaacttatgaaattcaaatgtgtcagatgttaagtttcgagactaaacctaattactttaggagattagggtcgacatatttgtttaaggaagaccaccactctctttgtggtcagttgtgtaagtcaaatttgattgactttaaggatccgcaattatttaggttattattatgttcttctaagtttttatttgagtttttccagactctagaacctgaacattcggaactaacttttgaggaaatgcaacccaggaaaatatgttatctagacccagttatagaacctgaacctgaatcacaactagatgtagttgtcttaaacatgaaactagacaatggtgtgctttatttgttaactttcttggcatggtgtagattccttttacttgtgatagctctatttggtttcggtgatccacagttattccggctattactttatgattctataaggtgactaatcctttctttgtctggctgaagactttaaacttagcacttcttaggAGATAACCCATGCTCttgcaatacggtaatatctttccttaactcttttgcttcaagtggtaacagtttctccttgttcatgtttttaattttatctttagaacattgaggacaatgttagatttaagtttgggggtatgggagaaacttttagttgcagtgaataaactccagagcctagaaatttatgattattaaggttggcactaaccaatctaagtggatgggaacatcttggttataggagttgaggaaccaatctgattagatggaaacatctaaaaagtctattcataaaaacacaaagctcaggtgttagaattaaaaaaaacatggtagtttcgccatatctcgttgattcCTAATcctttttttaagtgatttggtggggcacacgattcaagttgttaccatttctagggtgaaatagagtgattgagataccaaaaaaaaaattgagaccagaccatcaaaccaaccagaataaattcaataaagtcgaccactgctgcccttgtatatgccagttgtgttgacctagagttaggtttatcgaccaccggtccccttgtatatgccagttgtgttgatattagtaagaccggtatctcagtccattaggataggttcatcttggcagaggccttcagacagatatgggaaacaccgttcactttaaaccatctattttttctctttatccatcttttaatctttccatgtgattgatataatccggttatgatgtccagaaactatctgagtagagctctgtcacttatatatgaattttagtataatgagtgcaaactcatgtacaacaattggaatttcgcatcagggtacttcttcctgtagccaatgagagtatgccaaccaaggagattctttagtgcctttcaaggttctgcgtagatagctaggttatggagtaaaggttttgtgggtaaaccctcccgagacaaaATATAAactcactagggccacctagtgagtttatattttctataataaatttgctcgaggactagcaaaatataagtttgggggtgtgatgagcgattaattcttacatatttactacccaaaatatatat
The nucleotide sequence above comes from Papaver somniferum cultivar HN1 chromosome 8, ASM357369v1, whole genome shotgun sequence. Encoded proteins:
- the LOC113303408 gene encoding ankyrin repeat-containing protein ITN1-like gives rise to the protein MQTEIDWFKKVARRVPPALGKITNDQGETPLEVFTREHKDLAKKAEAYTIRTAESCLMVAALVATVAFAAAFTVPGGNYSDDDATNKGKPIFLGKKSFPLFMVVDALALFSSTFSIQVFLTLFLGGYAEARFDYLVTQKLKIGLFSLRISVTSVIIAFSIALSIILGNRYEWAPYLTGVVACFCCGPSLLILSGLRLKHHIEIRIRRNPAFASLL
- the LOC113304249 gene encoding uncharacterized protein LOC113304249; this translates as METRSFAATEGAPSEEIRIPIEQRSFNYDDYCQTIEYGRNFDVYRPLLNAAMDNEWEGAEDFIKSHPDSVEVPITVCGRSALHIAAGAGSSEFVIKLVERMPIEAFELKDNYDGNTALHLAVIAGL